In Scomber scombrus chromosome 17, fScoSco1.1, whole genome shotgun sequence, the following proteins share a genomic window:
- the LOC133998060 gene encoding G-protein coupled receptor family C group 6 member A-like, giving the protein MAVIQGPVTDADGRWGTKEPSPPVLAVVGDYYSEISIAVTRQLNLEYIPQISYGSTSGLLSDKNRFPSFMRTVPEDDHQARAIIEILKNHQWTWVGVVTTDGDYGRYALERLKYYAAENNICFAFTSIIPDVLGDSKVKGRIEAIVKSITENQKVKVIVSFAKPYHMKYLFASLLKDPRGRENVWVASDNWSESRFVLGNWSLNDVGTVIGITLKTGNTTNFNQYLSNLDVNPDHHKNNSFLYKFLKEQQQENETSSNHDRALRLVKRSYPVDADDTANEVLIKRIYPYAVFSVELAVRAIAQAVADLCVNRDCKTKERLQPLEVRGALRKATFHMDGQNYKFDDRGDLNSGYDVILWRQDASTFVDVHYIVANYDIRNKTLNFTSPQAYQDVNNVTGNVTSRCSKTCKPGYRKQSSEVWPVCCYECHPCPVNHFSNTTDATQCQRCNTDTHYSSNASAICHRKQTVFLSWRDRYHIVLLAFTALGALLTLTVGIIFLARWNTPVVRASVGPICIILLFSLLSTFVSVILFGGKPSDWQCQARQVMFGLSFTLCISCIMVKSFKIILAFEFDPSIQRVLKKLYQPFIIIALCMVGQVLICALWLALKPPKPKWDSMEMLRLRSCNEKSFLAFGAMLGYNGILALICFGLAFKGRNLPRCYNDAKFITFSMLIYFICWIIFGPVYATVTGKYLPAVEMVVILLSAYGILFCLFFTKCYIILFKQEANTESAFRQEVRNHSLGEIQGLSALNLVSSSSSSEGLQNRALDLESSTSNPMKSDPPKPTISSSPQSFSICPDSNLLPTRLQNDHNVNTRDLRRYLSMPS; this is encoded by the exons ATGGCAGTGATACAAGGACCTGTGACAG ATGCAGATGGACGGTGGGGAACCAAGGAGCCCTCCCCACCTGTGTTGGCTGTTGTCGGTGATTACTACTCAGAGATATCCATAGCAGTTACTAGGCAACTTAACCTGGAGTATATCCCTCAG ATAAGTTATGGTTCAACCTCTGGTCTCCTGAGTGATAAGAACCGTTTTCCAAGCTTTATGAGGACAGTGCCAGAGGACGATCATCAAGCACGCGCCATCATCGAGATTCTCAAAAACCACCAATGGACCTGGGTTGGCGTAGTGACAACTGATGGTGACTACGGCCGCTATGCACTGGAACGCCTCAAGTACTATGCAGCAGAAAACAATATCTGCTTTGCCTTCACCTCTATCATCCCAGATGTTCTGGGTGACAGCAAAGTCAAGGGCCGCATCGAAGCTATAGTTAAAAGCATTACTGAAAATCAAAAAGTCAAGGTCATCGTGTCCTTCGCCAAACCTTACCATATGAAGTATCTTTTTGCCAGTCTTCTCAAAGATCCTCGAGGCAGGGAGAATGTTTGGGTTGCCAGTGATAATTGGTCGGAATCACGATTTGTATTGGGAAATTGGTCTTTAAATGATGTAGGAACAGTCATTGGGATTACAttaaaaactggaaacacaACCAACTTTAACCAGTACCTTAGTAATCTCGATGTGAACCCTGACCACCACAAGAACAACTCATTCTTGTATAAGTTTCTTAAGGAACAACAGCAAGAAAATGAAACTAGTTCTAATCATGACCGTGCTCTCAGACTGGTGAAACGCTCGTACCCTGTAGATGCTGATGACACAGCCAATGAGGTACTAATTAAGAGGATATATCCGTATGCTGTGTTCAGTGTTGAGTTGGCAGTCAGAGCTATTGCTCAGGCTGTTGCAGACCTATGCGTCAACAGGGACTGTAAGACGAAGGAAAGATTACAGCCCTTGGag GTACGAGGAGCCTTAAGGAAGGCAACGTTCCACATGGATGGGCAAAACTATAAATTCGACGACAGGGGTGACCTCAACTCAGGATATGATGTCATCCTGTGGAGGCAGGATGCATCAACCTTCGTGGACGTGCACTACATTGTGGCTAATTATGACATAAGAAACAAGACGCTTAATTTCACCTCACCACAAGCATATCAAGATGTCAATAATGTCACA GGAAATGTGACTTCCAGGTGCTCAAAAACCTGTAAACCAGGTTATAGGAAGCAGTCATCTGAGGTTTGGCCAGTTTGCTGCTATGAATGCCACCCCTGCCCTGTGAATCACTTTTCCAACACAACGG ATGCCACACAGTGTCAACGGTGTAATACTGATACTCATTACTCCTCCAACGCAAGTGCAATCTGTCACCGCAAGCAAACTGTTTTCCTGAGTTGGCGTGATAGGTATCATATCGTGCTGCTGGCATTTACTGCTCTAGGAGCACTGCTTACCCTTACTGTTGGGATCATCTTCTTAGCACGTTGGAATACCCCTGTTGTGCGTGCAAGTGTCGGCCCCATCtgcatcatcctcctcttctctctcctcagcACATTTGTGAGTGTGATATTATTTGGTGGTAAACCCAGTGACTGGCAGTGCCAAGCTCGTCAGGTAATGTTTGGCTTGAGCTTCACCCTATGTATCTCTTGCATCATGGTCAAGTCCTTCAAGATCATCTTGGCCTTTGAGTTTGACCCCAGCATTCAGAGAGTCCTGAAGAAGCTCTACCAGCCCTTCATCATTATTGCACTGTGCATGGTAGGTCAAGTTCTCATTTGTGCCTTGTGGCTTGCACTTAAGCCTCCAAAACCCAAATGGGATTCAATGGAAATGTTACGTCTGCGTTCTTGCAATGAAAAGTCATTTCTTGCATTTGGTGCCATGTTAGGCTATAATGGCATTTTAGCTTTAATCTGTTTTGGCCTTGCTTTCAAGGGTAGAAATCTACCTCGTTGTTACAATGATGCAAAGTTCATCACCTTTAGTAtgctgatttatttcatttgctgGATCATCTTTGGCCCAGTGTATGCCACTGTCACAGGCAAATACCTTCCAGCAGTAGAGATGGTCGTCATCCTCCTCTCAGCCTACGGCAtcctgttttgtctgttcttcACAAAGTGTTACATAATTCTGTTTAAGCAGGAAGCAAACACAGAGAGTGCGTTCCGCCAGGAAGTCAGGAACCATTCCTTGGGTGAAATTCAAGGTTTGAGTGCTCTGAATTTGGTCTCATCTTCATCTAGCTCTGAGGGACTCCAAAACCGTGCTTTAGATCTGGAGTCATCAACGTCCAATCCAATGAAATCAGATCCACCGAAGCCAACCATAAGCTCTAGCCCACAGTCATTCTCCATTTGTCCAGACTCAAACTTACTGCCTACTAGGCTGCAGAATGACCACAATGTCAATACAAGAGATTTAAGGAGGTATTTAAGCATGCCATCATAA
- the tmem63a gene encoding CSC1-like protein 1: MSSTWWEQWPLLFSNGSSSHGFIDNSSCFSSTQSTVLNGVPFGGVPVVLLINFCVFLVLVLLFSIIRRKFWDYGRLALFADKEGFTESTHRRYGHMSSVKSNVDDPEYEMGFCSWLPYILRMDDEKIKAKCGMDAVHYLSFQRHLIVLLLVITIASLSIILPVNLTGDLLNNDPWSFGRTTVGNLQKDNNLLWLHTVLAVVYLTLTVVLLRRHTSQMKGVRRETARTTLFVCSVPKTASEEDVKTHFTEAYPSCQVCAVTLSYDVAKLMHLDKERIRAGKNLRYYERAFDKTGQREMINLQLCSHLCCCSNCEKVDAIEHYSNKEKNLLEEVRQQVELVPQRPLGIAFVTLQTEAMANYILKDFNALQCGGRSCCCGREPQPSSNSAALKVKKWTVSFAPHPKNVFWDNLSVQGFPWYMRYIMLNSLLFFLLTFLTTPTIILNTIDKFNVTKPIHYLNSPIISQFFPTLMLWIFSALLPTIVYYSTLGEAHWTRSSEQLSMMRKLYFFLLFMVLILPSLGLTSLAVFFRWFFDKEFLSGGKLRFECVFLPDQGAFFVNYVIAAGLVGSGMELLRLPGLLLYTVRMALARSAAERKYVKQNQAYEFEYGAMYGWTLCVFTVIMAYSIICPIIVPFGLLYMLLKHLVDKHNLYFAYLPARLDRQVHLGAVNQALSAPIICLIWLYFFSVLRTGFWAATSLFTLVVLTITVFICVSYTCFGHFKYLSPHNYEVKDDDEDKAEGSEENTMVYLPRVLNPKSPASTTQASKLQQSYGSAGNSTEYASSPMEGSMSDS, from the exons ATGTCGTCTACGTGGTGGGAGCAGTGGCCCCTGCTGTTCAGTAATGGTAGCTCTTCCCATGGCTTCATCGACAACAGTAGCTGCTTCAGCTCCACACAGAGCACTGTCCTGAACGGAGTCCCTTTTGGAGGAGTGCCAGTTGTGCTATTGATCAACTTCTGCGTCTTTCTG GTGTTGGTGCTTCTCTTCTCCATTATAAGGAGGAAGTTCTGGGACTATGGACGTCTAGCGCTGTTTGCAGACAAAGAAGG gttcACTGAGTCAACGCATCGTCGCTATGGACACATGTCATCTGTCAAATCCAACGTGGATGACCCTGAGTATGAAATG GGCTTCTGTTCTTGGCTGCCGTACATCCTCAGAATGGA tgatgaaaaaataaaagccaaATGTGGCATGGACGCCGTTCACTACCTGTCCTTCCAGCGTCATCTCATTGTCTTGCTGTTGGTCATTACCATCGCGTCCCTCTCAATCATACTGCCTGTCAACCTTACGGGAGACCTGCTGA ACAATGATCCGTGGAGCTTCGGAAGGACAACTGTTGGGAATCTTCAAAAGGA CAACAACCTGTTGTGGCTGCACACAGTGCTTGCAGTCGTTTACCTGACCCTGACAGTTGTTCTGCTGAGACGTCACACATCACAAATGAAAGGCGTGCGCAGAGAGACA GCAAGAACCACCTTGTTTGTATGTTCAGTCCCCAAAACAGCATCAGAGGAGGATGTAAAGACCCATTTTAC AGAGGCGTACCCTTCCTGCCAAGTGTGTGCTGTCACCCTGAGCTATGATGTGGCCAAGCTCATGCACCTTGATAAGGAAAG GATACGAGCTGGTAAGAACCTGCGCTACTATGAACGTGCCTTTGACAAAACAGGTCAGCGTGAAATGATTAACCTCCAGCTGTGCAGCCATCTCTGTTGCTGCTCCAACTGTGAGAAG GTTGATGCCATAGAGCACTACagcaacaaagagaaaaacttGCTGGAAGAGGTGAGGCAGCAGGTAGAATTGGtgccacagcgccccctggggATCGCCTTCGTCACCTTGCAGACAGAGGCAATGGCCAACTA CATTTTGAAAGACTTCAATGCACTCCAGTGTGGTggcaggagctgctgctgtgggAGGGAGCCGCAGCCTTCCTCCAATAGTGCAGCTCTGAAAGTGAAGAAGTGGACAGTCAGCTTTGCACCACATCCCAAAAATGTGTTCTG GGACAATCTGTCAGTGCAGGGTTTTCCTTGGTACATGCGCTACATCATGCTCAActcccttctcttcttcctgctcACCTTCCTAACAACTCCTACCATCATTCTCAACACCATTGACAAGTTCAACGTTACTAAGCCCATCCACTATCTCAAT AGTCCTATCATCAGTCAGTTCTTCCCTACTCTCATGCTGTGGATCTTTTCTGCATTGCTGCCTACCATAGTCTACTATTCTACTCTAGGAGAGGCACACTGGACCCG GTCCAGCGAGCAGCTGAGCATGATGCGTAAGCTGTACTTCTTCCTGCTCTTCATGGTGCTCATCCTCCCCTCTCTCGGACTCACCAG TCTTGCTGTGTTTTTCCGCTGGTTCTTTGATAAAGAGTTTCTCTCAGGTGGGAAGCTAAGGTTTGA GTGTGTGTTCTTACCTGACCAAGGTGCATTTTTTGTCAATTACGTGATTGCGGCTGGACTGGTGGGTTCTGGGATGGAGTTGCTGCGGTTGCCAGGTTTGCTGCTCTACACCGTTCGTATGGCGCTTGCACGATCTGCCgcagaaagaaaatatgttaaacaG AACCAGGCCTATGAGTTTGAATATGGAGCCATGTATGGATGGACcttatgtgtgtttactgtcaTTATGGCATACAGCATAATTTGTCCTATTATTGTGCCTTTTG GTCTCTTATACATGTTGTTGAAGCACCTGGTGGACAAACACAACCTGTACTTTGCCTACCTACCTGCCCGCCTAGACCGCCAAGTCCATCTGGGAGCTGTCAATCAAGCTCTGTCAGCACCAATCATCTGCCTGATATGgctttatttcttttctgtcCTCAGAACAG GTTTCTGGGCTGCCACATCTCTGTTCACCCTGGTGGTCCTGACCATCACTGTCTTCATCTGTGTCAGCTACACCTGCTTTGGCCATTTCAAGTACCTCAGTCCACACAACTATGAG gtgaaagatgatgatgaggacAAAGCTGAGGGATCGGAAGAAAATACCATG GTCTACCTTCCCAGGGTGCTTAATCCCAAATCACCTGCCAGCACCACACAGGCGAGTAAACTCCAGCAGTCTTATGGCTCTGCAGGGAACAGCACAGAGTATGCCTCCAGCCCAATGGAGGGCAGCATGTCAGATAGCTGA